Proteins from one Triticum aestivum cultivar Chinese Spring chromosome 7A, IWGSC CS RefSeq v2.1, whole genome shotgun sequence genomic window:
- the LOC123148732 gene encoding T-complex protein 1 subunit delta, with the protein MAAPAVAAAPSARKGETYTDTKRRDDVRGANIASARSVADAVRTSLGPRGMDKMISSGDQEVIITNDGATILSRMSLLQPAARMLAELSRSQDAAAGDGTTTVVVIAGALLRRAQSLLAAGAHPTAAADSLHRLAARAVQVLEGMAIPIELTDRDSLVKSASTALNSKVVSQYSGLLAPLAVDAALSVVDPAHPELLDLRDIRIIKKLGGTVDDTELVRGLIFDKKASHAAGGPSRIENAKIAVIQFQISPPKTDIEQSVIVSDYAQMDRILREERNYILGMVKKIKASGCNVLLIQKSILRDAVTELSLHYLAKAKILVVKDVERDEIEFITKTLNCLPIANIEHFREDKLGYADVVEEVSAGDGKIVKITGIRDMGRTATVLVRGSNQLVIDEADRSLHDALCVIRCLVNKRFLIAGGGAPEIEMSMQLAAWSKELHGMESYCIKEFADALEVIPYTLAENAGLNPIAIVTELRNRHAKGEKNTGINVRKGQITNILEENVVQPLLVSTSAISLACECVRMILKIDDIVTVR; encoded by the exons atggccgcccccgccgtcgccgctgcGCCGTCGGCCCGCAAGGGAGAGACCTACACCGACACCAAGCGCCGCGACGACGTCCGCGGCGCCAACATCGCGTCCGCGCGCTCGGTCGCCGACGCGGTGCGCACCTCCCTCGGCCCCCGCGGCATGGACAAGATGATCTCCTCGGGTGACCAGGAGGTCATCATCACCAACGACGGCGCCACCATCCTCTCGCGCATGTCGCTCCTCCAGCCCGCGGCCCGCATGCTCGCCGAGCTCTCCCGCTCGCAGGACGCGGCCGCCGGCGACGGCACCACCACCGTCGTCGTCATCGCCGGGGCCCTGCTCCGCCGCGCGCAGTCGCTCCTCGCGGCCGGcgcccaccccaccgccgccgccgactccctcCACCGCCTCGCGGCCCGCGCCGTCCAGGTCCTCGAGGGCATGGCCATCCCCATCGAGCTCACCGACCGGGACTCCCTCGTCAAGTCTGCCTCCACCGCGCTCAACTCCAAGGTCGTCTCCCAGTACTCCGGCCTCCTCGCCCCGCTCGCTGTTGACGCCGCCCTCTCCGTGGTCGATCCCGCCCACCCGGAGCTTCTTGATCTCCGCGACATCCGCATCATAAAGAAGCTCGGCGGCACTGTCGATGACACCGAGCTTGTCCGCGGCCTTATCTTTGACAAGAAGGCCAGCCATGCTGCCGGGGGGCCATCTAGGATCGAGAATGCCAAGATCGCTGTCATCCAGTTTCAGATCTCACCGCCCAAGACTGATATTGAGCAGAGCGTCATCGTGTCAGACTATGCGCAGATGGACCGCATCCTCCGCGAGGAGCGGAATTACATCCTAGGGATGGTCAAGAAGATCAAGGCTTCTGGGTGCAATGTCCTCCTCATCCAGAAGAGCATCTTGCGTGATGCCGTGACCGAGTTGTCGCTGCACTATCTCGCAAAGGCCAAGATTCTGGTGGTCAAGGATGTAGAGAGGGACGAGATTGAGTTTATCACCAAGACTCTCAACTGCCTGCCAATTGCCAACATTGAGCATTTCCGTGAGGataagcttgggtatgctgatgTTGTCGAGGAAGTGTCTGCTGGAGATGGCAAGATTGTCAAGATCACCGGGATCAGGGACATGGGGAGGACTGCAACTGTGCTTGTCCGTGGGTCCAACCAGTTGGTTATTGATGAAGCTGATCGCAGTCTCCATGACGCCCTATGTGTCATCAG GTGCTTGGTGAACAAGAGGTTTTTAATTGCTGGTGGCGGTGCTCCGGAAATAGAAATGTCAATGCAACTGGCTGCTTGGTCAAAGGAGCTCCATGGGATGGAGAGTTACTGCATCAAGGAGTTTGCCGACGCACTTGAGGTCATCCCTTACACACTGGCTGAGAATGCAGGGCTCAACCCAATCGCCATTGTTACCGAGCTAAGGAATCGCCATGCCAAGGGTGAGAAGAACACGGGCATCAACGTGAGGAAAGGCCAGATCACAAACATCCTGGAGGAGAATGTCGTGCAGCCGTTGCTTGTGAGCACGAGCGCCATCTCGCTGGCGTGCGAGTGCGTTAGAATGATCTTGAAGATTGATGATATAGTCACTGTAAGGTAA